The Chondrinema litorale genomic interval ATTGTGCAGTAGCAGTTTTAAAATTGGTTGAGCAAGGGAAACTCAAATTAGATGATAAAATCTGTAAATATTTGCCTGATAAAATAACTAGCTTTTTGCCAAATGTCGAACAGGTAACTATCAGACATTTATTAGCTAATACATCTGGTTTTTATAATTATGACAAAGACCCTGAACTAAATTTTTTGTATCTAAATGGTAAGCTTGCTCTAGATACATTAAGCCATTTTGAAGCATTAGAACGATTCGTAAAAGGAAAAGATGCTCTTTGTTTGCCGGGAGAAGCATATCATTACAGCAGCACTAATTATATGCTTTTGGCGATGATTATGGACAAAGTAACAACCAATGGACATGCGGATTATTTAAGAGAAGAAATACTAAAGCAAGAGGGTTTTAATCATAGTTTTTACAAACAAACTCCTCCGAACAATTTGGTAAACCACTACGGTGATTTGAACCAAGATGGAGTTCTCGAAGATTTAACATCCCAAACCATAGAAACCACCAACTGGTTTAGTAGCGATGATGGGATATATGCCAGTTTAGAAGATGCTGCTCACTTCATGGAAATGCTGTTAACTAACCAGCTTCTAACGAAGAATTCTATGATTGAAATGAAAACATGGAATGATGAAAAAAGCCCAGATTATGGTTTGGGCTTAATGGCTGACAAAGGCTTTCCTTATAAGTTCCTAATGGGGCATTCTGGTAGAGGAATAAGCACCACTACTGATGTTTATTATTTCCCAAATCAGCAAATTACACTGGCTATTTTGTGTAATACAGGTATTAGGGCTGCTTCTCCTGTTTTCAAAAAGAAATATTTTAAAATGCGGAAGCAAATTGTGAAGAAGCTATTCTTATTCTAAAAAAAACACCTCCTGAGATGTAGGTTTCAGGAGGTGCTAATAATGCTGCAATTATTTACTTTCTCTGTAAAGTTTCATTGGAGAAATAGGTGCTCTTTCCAATTCGGGGCCTTCCATAAATAAATCCATAAAAGCTTCTCCACGCTTGTAGCTATAAAATTCCACTTTAATTTTGTGGTAGCCTTCTTTCAAA includes:
- a CDS encoding serine hydrolase domain-containing protein; the protein is MMMTKKSLLMLLVCFVYSFCSNAQLSKYRKIQIIIDKATNDGLPGVVVYLKTPERGEQLFFSGYANLESKTPLNPNNIFALGSIGKTYCAVAVLKLVEQGKLKLDDKICKYLPDKITSFLPNVEQVTIRHLLANTSGFYNYDKDPELNFLYLNGKLALDTLSHFEALERFVKGKDALCLPGEAYHYSSTNYMLLAMIMDKVTTNGHADYLREEILKQEGFNHSFYKQTPPNNLVNHYGDLNQDGVLEDLTSQTIETTNWFSSDDGIYASLEDAAHFMEMLLTNQLLTKNSMIEMKTWNDEKSPDYGLGLMADKGFPYKFLMGHSGRGISTTTDVYYFPNQQITLAILCNTGIRAASPVFKKKYFKMRKQIVKKLFLF